Genomic segment of Oncorhynchus keta strain PuntledgeMale-10-30-2019 chromosome 12, Oket_V2, whole genome shotgun sequence:
caacccaattgagatggtttgggatgagttggtttgcagagtgaaggaaacgcagccaagtgctcagcatatgtgggaactctttcaagactgttggaaaagcattccaggtgaagctggttgagagaatgccaagagtgtataacgctgttatcaaggcaaatggtggctacatTCAAGAATCTCAAACAaagtattttgatttgttaaacacttttttggttactacatgattccatatgtgttatttcaaagtttatgtcttcactattattctacgatgtagaaaatagtaaaaataaagaataacccttgaatgagtaggtgtgtcaaaacttttgactggtacagtaagGTAGTAAGTAAGGCAGTAAGGCACTAAGTAAGGCAGTAGTCGTAGTCATAGTAGTATCTGTCAGCGATGGAACCTTACTGGCCAGCTTCAGTCCAACAACCTCTCTATATGCAGTGGACTCCTCCTTTCTCTAAAGCATAGTGCTGCCTAGCGATCTTCTTTCCTACTCTAGTCCATTCTGGaatacagatgaaagtggtaagGGTGTTGTGTGGATAAAGACATGTACAAGATCTCAATGTTCTGTACGTGTTCAGAGATGTGAGATGGGTTGATTGGGTTGTTAGCAGATAGGTCACAAAGCTGATTAGCCTCTGACCCTTGGGTCACTGTACTAAGCCTTGAGTATATTTAGAGGACCCAGAGGCTCAGAGAAACAAAACGTTTGTGTTGGGTCTTTCTACAATCTCTCCCCCATGTTCTTTCTCTCGCAATAGATATGAAACGCACCCTAGCATAATTAAATACAAATATTAAACTTAGGACCACTTGGAATTAACATTTTTGCTTCTTTGTATTTTCTGAATGCAGTTGTGTCTTACTGCTTTTTTTTGCCTGTAGTGTTTCAACTTGTACACCTAAAAACTAAAATAAAGTGCTGGGATTAgaaggaaaaaaatatttatttgacAATCTTAATTAAGAATAGGAGAATGGGTATGGGAGTCTAGGGTTATGCATGTACTCATGTAAATGTAGTCATTTCAACATGTTTGTAGAGTTAAATACCTGTTAAATATTGTAATTGCACTTCATAATCATTGAGTCATTTATGTACATTGTCAACCAACAGAATCCTGACTGACTGGTAGAAGAAAAAAATCCTATTTGACAGTGCAGACATATAAGAGATTCTTTATATAGCCATACTTCTCAGGCATCAGATAGACCACTACAAAGAAACTACATCTTATTTTCAGAAAGAAAACATTGACAGAAAAGCAGTGAATTATACTGTAAGAAATGCCTGTTCTCCAGTGATCTGTAAGGGACACCTCTCCAGTAAACTCGACTCATTTGTAAACCAATGATCTACCATGGAATACTTCAATGTGATAGTCATGCCTTCAGTTTGAAAACACATTTCTCCTGTCTCCGGAAAACTATTGGAGGGACTCCTGTTGATTAAGGTAGTATTTTTGTGATTGATGACCTAAATGATGAATGTCAACCAAAGCTAAGAGCAAAATGTGAACAAATCAGAGAATCAAATGACACATCCCGTCCCCAAAGTCCCAGTGCCGTTTTAGGTAAAACATGACAACTCTGTCATTCCATCAAACATTAACGTGATGGCTAGCAGATCTCTTGCTTGTGACATGGGGCCTAGCAACAGCGTGGTAACAGAGTCATAATTGTAGAGAAGACAACAAAAACATAAAGGTCAATCATTATATAAAGACATTAGCCTCCATTAGCAGCCAACATAGGCACAACCtaacaaaaatacaaaaacattcaAGATAAAGTTTCTTTTGAAAATAAAAAACGGTTCCCTGACACATTTCCCCATGTCTAAATCGACCCATTTTTGCCGTTCTTACAGCAGTGCATTATAATCAGTGGCCTTTATTGGTAAATtaagggttaaataaaaacaaGCTGACAGTCTGGAGGCCTGGAGTTGGGCCTTTGTATGCCCCTGGAGGCCTGGAGTTGGGCCTTTGTATGCCCCTGGAGGCCTGGAGTTGGGCCCTTGTATGCCCCTGGAGGCCTGGAGTTGGGCCCTTGTATGCCCCTGGAGGCCTGGAGTTGGGCCCTTGTATGCCCCTGGAGGCCTGGAGTTGGGCCCTTGTATGCCCCTGGAGGCCTGGAGTTGGGCCCTTGTATGCCCCTGGAGGCCTGGAGTTGGGCCCTTGTATGCCCCTGGAGGCCTGGAGTTGGGCCCTTGTATGCCCCTGGAGGCCTGGAGTTGGGCCCTTGTATGCCCCTGGAGGCCTGGAGTTGGGCCCTTGTATGCCCCTGGAGGCCTGGAGTTGGGCCCTTGTATGCCCCTGGAGGCCTGGAGTTGGGCCCTTGTATGCCCTAAGTATGTACCATTTTCTAGTTGTATTTTTTTTGCACTTTGTAAAGGGCATTAGGAGGATTGCCTGCGCATCACCTTTTCACCTTATTTCAAATGACAACATTCTGAAATGGTTTAAAAATTCAACAGTGGACAGATTGAGAAAAAAAACAAGCTTCAAAACACATTATTCTGAGGAACAAATGTGGCAGATGTGAACTGATTCTCTGATTGATCAACAAATCCTCCGTAAATGAAAACATTAAGACATCAAATAAGATGACCCTGCAGGTCAGTCATGATTATCATTACCCTTTTAAGGTTTACAACACTTGGTCAATTCCAAACCACATAGCCCTGTACCAATACAACACACACGTTAAATAAAAAGGTGCCGTTTCTCATTCTGAGGTGGTCTCTTCAAAATTACACACCTGCATCCATGGAGTTCCTGTTTTACAGAATATTTCAGTCCGAGTGCCCTGTGTGGACACATCCTGTCTTATCTGAACACAGGCAGCTGGACGTGGGTGTGCTGTAGGTTGTGGTCTAGTAGCCTTGGCATCCCCACCGCCTCGTAGCCCCGCCCCAGCATGCTCTCCTTGATGCAGGGCGGGTGGAGATCACTGATCAGGCACTCCAGAGACTGCAGGCTGCTGCTCAGCACAGAAGTGTGGCACAGGCTGGTGCTGGGCAGCCCACAACAGAGGCCTAAGCTTTGGTCTGTGGCGTAGACCTGGGGGTGAGGATGGTGGTGGGGGTTGAGCTGGtggttggggtgatggtgaggGTGAGGGTGGGGTTGGGAGAGCCCCATGTCTCTGGCCCGGCCCATAGAGGAACCAGGCACCAGCTCCTGAGGGTTGTAACAGTCACTGTCCGGGGTGACCAGAAAACTGTTCCAGGGAGGGGCGAAGTACTGGCCCACAGAGAACTCCCCATGCATAGCAGCACAGTTCAGAGGGGAGGAGCTAACCCGGTCCTGCCCAATCCCTGCCCCGTTAGTGCCTGCACTGAGGGGATGGCGCCTATAGGAGAGCTGTGCTGAGCAGGCCAAAGGGAGACAGGTCTCTGGAGAGCGGCTGACCACGGCCCCTCCCCCGCTGCCCATCCGAGCATTGTTGTACATCCTTAGCGCCCCCTGTTGGTAGTGCTGCTGCTGTTGGTGGTGCTGCCATATGCTATAGTCCACTCTCTCCAAGTAGCCAGCCTGGGCCATGTCTGCGCTCTGGGTGGGCAGCACAGCCCCGGAGTACGCTAGGCTGCTCTGGGGCACCACTCCCCAGGTAAAGCCAGAGTCTGAGCTGGCCACAGCAGCCACAGCCTGGCGTGAGGGGCTTGGCTGGGCCTCTCCCCCGTGCTGCAGGGCCTGGCTGTGGGAGTGTCTGTTCATCTGCCTCAGTAGGCTCTGGACGTCCAGGTCCGACTGAGAGGCCAGAGTCTGTCCTACTGGGGTGGGGATGACAGAGGCAGCAACAATGATATTAGAGGGAACAGCCATTTTGGGCCCGTCAGGAGGCTTGCAGGAGCCCATGTGGTAGCTCTTCTGCTGCCCGTGTCTGTTGTTACTGAGAGGGTTGTATGGTGCCACTGCAGTTTGGGCAGGGGAATGTTTAGTCCTCTTGCCCTCAGAGTTTTTCAGCACGCCTTTGACCACGGAGACGGTGGCCTTTACAACACCCAGTAGGCCCTGGTAGCCTCCTGAGTAGGGACTGTAGTGCTGGGTGCATGTGGTGTCCAGGCCGTTGACAGTCCTGTTCAGCTGTTTGTGCTGCGGCACTCTGATGTTGGATGGGAAGATCTTGATGGACAGGGGACTGCTGGCCGTCTTCTGGGCAAAGGCATCCAGCTCTGCAGGGGATGGATACCGAGGGCCATTCATGGAGGACAGCTCACCTGCAACATAAACAAAGAAAGAAACGGTTAGCCTATACTTCCTTAAGATCTAGCTTATACAAAGTGCCTGGTTATAAAGTACAAGAGTAGGCTAGACGATACTTGCCAGCTGGGACTAAAATAAAGAAAATCAGTATATCAATTGacctatccatataggccaaaACACTCCTTGTGATAAATATTCCAACAGATAAAGCGTGTCAAAACAGAGAACACAATGTCCAAGGACCAGAGACGAGAAGAATAGCCCAATAAAAACACTTATTGTAACGTCTCCTCCATTTCCCTTTCACACTCTCCAGTTTCACCTCCCTCCCTTTAGGAAGATGAACCGTTGACATCTGCATCTCTTTTAAACTCATTATTGGGAGGGAGACACCTCCGGCACGTTTTGAACAGTGCTTTATGAAATAAATTCCAACCCAGAATTGGATTACCCTGGGAAAtcagggaggagagcaggaggcaGCCGGGTACAGAAGAAAATACCATTTTGTCGCAGCGGCTCAAGTGGGATTCATTTGGTGACATTTGGCCATGAAACTAGTGTCAGATGTGCCGAGTTAAAAGCTGTGGATGGATGTTAAGAAATGACAGCTGTACTGTGTGTTCCCCGTTTCTACTGTAGGCCAATCTAAACCCAATCCTAATGTTGTGGTTTCTCAAAGCCTGAAAGACAATAGAAAATCTGATGAAAaggaataaaaatatattttttctcatCTCACGATTACATCTTTAAAAATGTAATTGGTGAACAAGTTTTACCATGTAGCTCACATCCAACCATGTCTAATGAGACTTGAATATGAAGATAGTCGTCATGGCCAAAAATAATGGCACCCATGCACTTTTTTTAATTAACTCACAATTTTCTCTAACAAGTTGAAATTGACTAAAGTATTTGGTCTCCAGAATTCTTTATTTCACTGTTAATATTGATTCAGAACTTAATGTATCCATTTAAATCAGAAAATAAACAGAAATGGCAGACACTTGACACCCGagacttaatatttggtagcacAGCCTTCAGTCAAAATAACTGCAATCAAGCACTTCCTACAGCCATCGATGAGCTTCCTGCACCTCTGTACTGGCAGTTTGTCCCTCTCCTCTTGTGCAAACTGCTCCAGTTCTCCCAGATTTGAAGGGTGCCTTCTCCCAACTGCTCTCCACAAGTTCATGGAATTCAGATATGGACTCATTGCTGGCCACTTCAGAACAGTCCCGCATTTAGTATTGAACCATTCCTGGGTGCTTTTTGAAGTGTGTTTGGGGTCAATGTCCTGCTGATAAAACCTTTTACAGAGACACAGTGCCAGAGGAAGCAAAGTAATCCCAAATCACTGAACCTCCATGTTTGACTTTAAGGAAGGTATGCTTTTCATTGAAGGCTTCATTTTGTTGTTTTCTGTAAACAGAGATCGCGcgctttacaaaaaaaaaaaaaaactctaatTTGGTCTCATCTGTCTACAGGACATTCATCCAGAAGGATTTTGCCATGTTCATGTGTGTTGTGGAAAATTTCAGTAAGGctttcttatttctctctctctctcagcagtggGGTCCTCTTGGGTCTCCTACCCTGTCATTGAGCTGGCGACGGATGGTACGGGTTGAAACAGTCGCACTGTGTGTCTGAAAGTCAGCTTGAATCTTTGTGGCAGTTGATGGAGGTGCTTTCTCCACCATTCCAACAATCCTTCGCTGCAATTTTCCATCAAGGTGCTCTCTTGCGGCCACATCCAGGAAGTTGGCTACACTGGCATGGGCCTTAGACTTCTTGATAACATTATGTATGGTGGAAAAAGGAACATCAAGGTCTCTGGAGATGGACTTGTAGCCTTGAGATTGTTCCTGCTTGGCTACAATCTTGTGTCTGACCTCATTTTCTCCATGCTCATTGCGGTACACACAGCGACACAAAAACAGGAGAATGAGACCTTTTCTcgattcaaactggttgaatgcgATTTTTACATGCATtcaattcaaatcaaactttgtcacatgcgccgaatacaacaagtgtagaccttactatgaaatgtttacttacaagcccttaaccaacagtgtaccTCAAAAAGAttgaccaaataaactaaagtaaaacaatAAAAAGTAACAATGTAATGACCTAGTTCACGATCTCTATGGCTTCCACAacatgtggccagtctttaggcattgttaAAGGATTGGGAGAAACAGCACTTTCAATGAGAGGCCAGTGGAAATTTCCAGAAATGAATCCAGCGCGTGACCGGGAGCACgcctttcttgtttctccttttctattgaccaagctattgtccggttgaaatatgatcaATTATTTCTGACAAAAACAAcaaggattgattataaacatcgtttgactggtttctacaaacttttatggtactttttttaaattttttataatgagtttttgaatttggcactctgcaatttcactggctgttcgCCAGGTCGGACGTTAGCATCCCACACCCCCTAGAGAGgataaggagccttttggtcctagacttggtgctctggtaccgcttgccgtgcggttgAAGAGAAAACAGGTCTATGActtggtgactggagtctgacaattttatgggctttcctctgccTGGATTGCAGGAAGTTTGGAAATTTGTTggcgatgtggacaccaaggaacttgaaactcttgacccgctgcactacagccccgtcgatgttaatgggggcctgttcggcctgcTTTTTTCTGtattccacgatcagctcctttgtcttgcacacattgagggagaggttgttgtcctggcaccacactgccagttctctgaccacctccctataggctgtctcatcgttgtcggtgatcaggttgTGTCgttagcaaacttaatgatggtgttggagtcgtgtttggccacgcagtcatgggtgaacagggagtacatgagtggactaagtacacacccctgaggggccccagtttaaaggtcttgctccaATTGGCTactgagagcgttatcacacagtcatccagaaaaGCTGGTTTTCTCGTGCATGCGTCAGTGTTGCTTGCatcgaagcaagcataaaaggcatttagcttgtctggtaggctcgcgtcaatgggcagctcgcatctggggttccctttgtagtctaatagttttcaagccctgccacattcgacgagcgtcagagccggtgtagtaggattcaatcttaattcTGTATTGACtggcttgtttgatggttcgtctgagggcatagcgggatttcttataggcatccggattagtgtcccactccttgaaagtggcagctctagctttTAGCTCGATACGGATGTTGCCTggaatccatggcttctggttgggacatgtatgtacggtcactgtggggacgacatcgtcgtcaatacacttattgatgaagccaatgactgaggcggtatactcctcaatgccattggatgaatcccggaacatattccagtctgtgctagcaaaacaatcctgtagcgtagcatccgcgtcatctgaccacttccacattgagcgagtcactggtacttcctgctttagtttttgcttgtaagcaggaggatataattatggtcagatttgccaaatagagggcgggggagagctttgaatgcatctctgtgtggagaACAGGTGgttttctctggttgcacatgtgacatgctggtaaaaatttggtaaaactgatttaagtttgcctgcattaacttcttatggctggggggcagtattgagtagcttggatgaataaggtgcccagagtaaactgcctgctactcaggcccagaagcaaagatatgcatattattagtagatttggatagaaaacactgacatttctaaaactgtttgaatgatgtctgtgagtataacagagctcatatggcaggcaaaaacctgaggaaaaatcCAACCAGGGTGTGGGAAATTGAGGTTTGCAGGTGttcaagtctttgcctatccaatataccgTGTAAAttgggtcatattgcacttctcaaggcttccactagatgtcaacagtctttagaaccttgtttcatgCTTCTcctgtgaaggaggagagaataagagctgtttgagttCGGTGTCTGGTAGAATGCCATGAGCTCAGTCAGGCGCGTGTCTGAGAGTTAGCTGCGTTCCTTTtcctttctaaagacaaaggaattgtccggttggaatattattgaagatttatgataaaaacatcctaaagattgattctatacatcgtatgacatgtttctacgaactgtaatgtaATTGTCGTCTGAACTAAGTGCCTGCCCTTGtaaatttggatttgtgaactaaacgcgcGAACAAAAAGGTGGTAtctggacataaatgatggactttatcgaacaaaactaacatttattgtggaactgagattcctgggagtgcattctgatgaaaataatcaaagggaatatttataatgccatttctgacttctgttgactccacaacatggcggctATCTGTAGGGCGCTATTCTCAGATTATTGTATGGTGTGCTTTTttcgtaaagcttttttgaaatctgacacagcggttgcattaaggagaagtatctTTAAATTCCCCGGCctctaggagcgccgcttctgggtgagcattttcctgtttgcttatggccttatagagttgg
This window contains:
- the LOC118391423 gene encoding protein FAM222A-like, producing the protein MLACLQRRQQNLSSQHLVCTPKILGNPQQPQPNTRQSELSSMNGPRYPSPAELDAFAQKTASSPLSIKIFPSNIRVPQHKQLNRTVNGLDTTCTQHYSPYSGGYQGLLGVVKATVSVVKGVLKNSEGKRTKHSPAQTAVAPYNPLSNNRHGQQKSYHMGSCKPPDGPKMAVPSNIIVAASVIPTPVGQTLASQSDLDVQSLLRQMNRHSHSQALQHGGEAQPSPSRQAVAAVASSDSGFTWGVVPQSSLAYSGAVLPTQSADMAQAGYLERVDYSIWQHHQQQQHYQQGALRMYNNARMGSGGGAVVSRSPETCLPLACSAQLSYRRHPLSAGTNGAGIGQDRVSSSPLNCAAMHGEFSVGQYFAPPWNSFLVTPDSDCYNPQELVPGSSMGRARDMGLSQPHPHPHHHPNHQLNPHHHPHPQVYATDQSLGLCCGLPSTSLCHTSVLSSSLQSLECLISDLHPPCIKESMLGRGYEAVGMPRLLDHNLQHTHVQLPVFR